In the genome of Lonchura striata isolate bLonStr1 chromosome 22, bLonStr1.mat, whole genome shotgun sequence, one region contains:
- the AGPAT2 gene encoding 1-acyl-sn-glycerol-3-phosphate acyltransferase beta — translation MEMGWLLWGTAVLLLLHVLMELSPTVNFALRISFYCALCLVVSALAAVACLLVNGGRTVKNMRIIKAFVKTFKYFFGLRFEVKGLENFKVEGPALIVSNHQSILDMMGLMEVLPDNCVQVGKKELMYMGSVGLIMYLGGVIFINRKSTSSAKMVMSEVAKTMVTENTKVWVYPEGTRNCTGDLLPFKKGAFHLAVQAQVPVIPVVYSSFTTFYNPKTKLFTSGKIKVEILPPIETKGLTSDDVTDLSDRCFSTMRETLFRLSGHPGEAKDSS, via the exons ATGGAGATGGGGTGGCTGCTCTGGGGCacggccgtgctgctgctgctccacgTCCTCATGGAGCTCAGCCCCACCGTCAACTTCGCGCTGCGCATCAGCTTCTACTGCGCGCTGTGCCTGGTGGTCTCGGCGCTGGCGGCCGTAGCCTGCCTGCTGGTCAACGGCGGCCGCACCGTCAAGAACATGAG aatcATCAAAGCTTTTGTCAAGACCTTCAAGTATTTCTTCGGCCTGAGGTTTGAGGTGAAGGGACTGGAGAACTTCAAGGTGGAGGGCCCTGCTCTCATTGTGTCCAACCATCAGAGCATCCTCGACATGATGG GGCTGATGGAGGTCCTGCCCGACAACTGTGTCCAGGTGGGCAAGAAGGAGCTGATGTACATGGGCAGCGTGGGGCTCATCATGTACCTTGGTGGCGTCATCTTCATCAACAGGAAGAGCACCAGCAGTGCCAAGATGGTGATGTCAGAGGTGGCCAAGACTATGGTGACTGAGAAT ACAAAGGTGTGGGTCTATCCAGAGGGCACAAGGAACTGCACTGGGGATTTGCTGCCATTCAAGAAAGGAGCATTTCACCTCGCTGTCCAGGCACAG gTCCCAGTGATCCCTGTGGTGTATTCCTCCTTCACCACCTTCTATAACCCAAAGACAAAGCTGTTTACATCAG GCAAAATCAAGGTTGAGATTCTGCCTCCAATAGAGACCAAAGGGCTGACGTCAGATGATGTCACAGACCTCTCTGACAGATGCTTCAGCACCATGAGGGAGACCCTCTTCAGGCTGTCAGGCCATCCAGGAGAGGCAAAGGACTCATCCTAG